The following are encoded together in the Lathyrus oleraceus cultivar Zhongwan6 chromosome 3, CAAS_Psat_ZW6_1.0, whole genome shotgun sequence genome:
- the LOC127127991 gene encoding late embryogenesis abundant protein 6 translates to MQAVKDKLQDMNAMRKAKAEAKAEEKSENDIMQARKDIAREVRLAKEAEAAMDLHVTKAGERAEKEIEKHAPMGPNANSADEVDTMQPPSNNPTYTAM, encoded by the exons ATGCAGGCTGTGAAAGATAAGCTGCAGGACATGAATGCCATGCGCAAGGCCAAAGCAGAAGCAAAGGCCGAGGAAAAG TCAGAGAATGACATTATGCAAGCGAGAAAGGACATAGCTCGTGAGGTTAGATTGGCAAAAGAAGCTGAAGCAGCTATGGATTTGCATGTGACAAAGGCAGGAGAAAGAGCAGAGAAAGAAATAGAAAAACATGCACCCATGGGTCCAAATGCAAATTCAGCTGATGAAGTTGATACAATGCAGCCTCCATCAAATAATCCCACATACACAGCTATGTGA